A single Nocardioides bizhenqiangii DNA region contains:
- a CDS encoding isochorismate synthase, translating into MALPPRPLLFASGEDAYLADRVLRTWITPDGADPGWADQVVAELQPGERAIGALSFAAGAPGILHQVIGSERPLRRPVSTPRERASEVREFPTAETYAGMVRAVLDKIEAGVVRKVVIGRCLDVTSDPPLEPAEVIDRLLVTRPGRYVFSVPLTESLDDGPLLVGASPELLVSREGDRISCTPLAGSVPRSADPDEDGRRAAALRESDKDLAEHAFVVDAIVHALKEVCVDVEPPTGPTLLATDTVWHLASPITARLEDPASGPSALRLAQMLHPTPAVGGVPAAAAAEAIADIEGDLRDYFAGCVGWVDGTGDGVFAITIRAAVIDGARMRLFAGAGVVAGSDPASEVRETGAKLETMRRVAGL; encoded by the coding sequence GGCCCTGCCCCCGCGTCCGCTGCTGTTCGCCTCCGGCGAGGACGCCTACCTCGCCGACCGGGTGCTGCGCACCTGGATCACGCCTGACGGAGCCGACCCGGGCTGGGCCGACCAGGTCGTCGCCGAGCTGCAGCCGGGGGAGCGGGCGATCGGCGCACTGTCGTTCGCAGCCGGTGCGCCAGGCATCCTGCACCAGGTCATCGGCTCCGAGCGGCCGCTGCGCCGTCCCGTGTCGACCCCCCGCGAGCGCGCCTCCGAGGTACGCGAGTTCCCGACCGCTGAGACCTACGCCGGCATGGTCCGCGCCGTGCTCGACAAGATTGAGGCCGGCGTGGTCCGCAAGGTCGTCATCGGCCGCTGCCTCGACGTGACCAGCGACCCCCCGCTCGAGCCCGCCGAGGTGATCGACCGGCTGCTGGTGACCCGGCCGGGTCGCTACGTCTTCTCGGTGCCGTTGACAGAGTCTCTCGACGACGGCCCGCTGCTCGTGGGTGCGAGCCCCGAGCTTCTCGTCAGCCGCGAGGGCGACCGGATCTCCTGCACGCCGTTGGCCGGCTCGGTGCCGCGGTCGGCCGATCCCGACGAGGACGGCCGCCGCGCCGCCGCACTGCGCGAGTCGGACAAGGACCTCGCCGAGCACGCGTTCGTCGTCGACGCCATCGTGCACGCGCTCAAGGAGGTGTGCGTCGACGTCGAGCCGCCGACCGGCCCGACCCTGCTCGCGACCGACACCGTCTGGCACCTCGCCTCCCCGATCACGGCGAGGCTCGAGGACCCCGCGAGCGGACCCAGCGCGCTCCGCCTCGCACAGATGCTGCACCCGACCCCGGCAGTCGGCGGAGTGCCGGCCGCGGCCGCCGCCGAGGCGATCGCCGACATCGAGGGCGACCTGCGCGACTACTTCGCCGGCTGTGTCGGCTGGGTCGACGGCACCGGCGACGGGGTCTTCGCGATCACCATCCGCGCCGCCGTGATCGACGGCGCTCGGATGCGGCTCTTCGCCGGCGCCGGCGTCGTCGCCGGCTCCGACCCCGCCTCCGAGG